AGGACGAGCTCAAGGCCATCACTGCTTATCTGGCAAGCTTTCCGGGATGACCCGGCGCGCGCTGGCCCTTGCCGCGGCACTAGTCGCGGCGCTGGCCAGCGCATCCGCGCGCGCCGATACCGGCGCCGCCCCTCTCGGCGATGCCAATGCAGGCGAGGCCGTGTTCGACCAATGCAAGGCGTGCCACCAGGTCGGACCGGGCGCTACGGATCGCGTCGGCCCACACCTCAATCGCATCTTCGGACGGCAAGCCGCGTCGCATGACGGCTACCGCTATTCCGACTCGATGGCGCGTGCCGGGGCCGATGGCCTGATCTGGACCGCCAAGACGCTGGACGCCTATATCGAGAATCCTCGCGCGTTGGTCTCGAAGACACGGATGAGTTTTCGCGGCCTCAAAGACCCCGAAGACCGGGCCAACCTTCTGGCTTATCTGCGTATCTTCTCGGACAATCCCTCGGACCTCCCCGAGGCCGCGCCGACTGCGCGCGGCACTGATCACGATCTGGACCCCGCCATTCTGGCGCTTGTCGGCGACGCGGAATACGGCGAATATCTCTCTAGCGAGTGTCTGACCTGCCATCAGGCCGACGGCAGCGCCCAGGGCATTCCGGGCATCACCGGCTGGCCGACCGAGGATTTCGTCGTCGCCATGCACGCCTACAAGTCCAGGCTGCGCCCGCATCCTGTGATGCAGATGATGGCCGGGCGTCTCAGCGACGAAGAGATCGCCGCGCTCGCCGCCTATTTCAAGGAGCTCGATTAACGCGCTCCGCACTCTGGGAGGAAAAGACCGATGACACTGAACAGACGCCTCTTTTTGGGCACCGGCGCCGCCGCTGCCGCATCCCTCACCGCGCCCGCCGTTCTGGCCCAAGGCAGCGGCAAACCCCGCGTTCTTGTCATCGGTGGCGGCGCCGGTGGGGCCACCGCGGCGCGCTATATCGCCAAGGATTCGGACGGGGCGATCGACGTCACCCTCGTCGAGCCGTCGCGCAGCTACTACACCTGCTTTTTCTCGAACCTCTATCTCGGCGGCTTCAAGGAGATGGACGATCTGGGCCATACCTACGGCACGCTCGCAGCCGCGCATGGCATCAACGTCGTCCATGACTGGGCCGTGGGTGTGGACCGCGACGCCAAGACCGTCGCCCTCGCCAGCGGCGCGTCCCTACCCTACGACAAGCTGATCCTCAGCCCCGGCATCGACTTTGTCGACGGCGCTGTCGAGGGTTGGTCGCTGGCCGCACAAAACGCCATGCCCCACGCCTACAAGGGCGGCACGCAGACCGCATTGCTCAAAGCGCAGGTTCAGGCCATGCCACAGGGGGGCACCTTCGCGATGGTCGCGCCGCCCAATCCCTACCGCTGCCCGCCCGGCCCTTACGAGCGGATCTCGATGGTTGCCCACCTGCTGAAGGAAGCCAATCCGTCGGCCAAGATCATCGTCGCGGATCCCAAGGCGCAATTCTCCAAGATGGCGCTCTTTCAGGAGGGTTGGCTCAAGCATTACCCCGGCATGATCGACTGGATCGGCGCCGATTTCGGCGGTGGCAACGTGTCGGTCGACCCCGATGCCATGACCGTCACCATCGACAGCGAGGTGGTGCAGGTGGATGCATGCAATGTCATTCCCGCGCAAAAGGCCGGCCATATCGCCGAACTGGCGGGTGTGACGGATGGCGATTGGGTGCCCGTCAACGCCGCCGATCTCAGCAGCAAGGCCGACGCGGACATACATGTTCTGGGCGACGCTGCCGATCAGGGCGATATGCCGAAGTCTGGCTTTGCCGCCAACAGCCA
This Roseovarius nanhaiticus DNA region includes the following protein-coding sequences:
- a CDS encoding c-type cytochrome; protein product: MTRRALALAAALVAALASASARADTGAAPLGDANAGEAVFDQCKACHQVGPGATDRVGPHLNRIFGRQAASHDGYRYSDSMARAGADGLIWTAKTLDAYIENPRALVSKTRMSFRGLKDPEDRANLLAYLRIFSDNPSDLPEAAPTARGTDHDLDPAILALVGDAEYGEYLSSECLTCHQADGSAQGIPGITGWPTEDFVVAMHAYKSRLRPHPVMQMMAGRLSDEEIAALAAYFKELD
- a CDS encoding NAD(P)/FAD-dependent oxidoreductase is translated as MTLNRRLFLGTGAAAAASLTAPAVLAQGSGKPRVLVIGGGAGGATAARYIAKDSDGAIDVTLVEPSRSYYTCFFSNLYLGGFKEMDDLGHTYGTLAAAHGINVVHDWAVGVDRDAKTVALASGASLPYDKLILSPGIDFVDGAVEGWSLAAQNAMPHAYKGGTQTALLKAQVQAMPQGGTFAMVAPPNPYRCPPGPYERISMVAHLLKEANPSAKIIVADPKAQFSKMALFQEGWLKHYPGMIDWIGADFGGGNVSVDPDAMTVTIDSEVVQVDACNVIPAQKAGHIAELAGVTDGDWVPVNAADLSSKADADIHVLGDAADQGDMPKSGFAANSQAKVCANAVRGALTGSRVFPAKFSNTCWSLIETNDGVKVGATYEATDEKIAKVDGFISQPGEPADLRKATYEESEGWYAGIIADMFT